The following is a genomic window from Gymnodinialimonas ceratoperidinii.
CCCGGCCACGAAGGCGAAGGCGACTGCTTCGGGCACCAGAGCCAGCGCGACGGTGAGGCCGGCGAGGATCTCGATCCGCAGGCGCGCGGGGCCCCAGCCGTGGCCCATGTTGGACAATTCGGGAGTGAGACGACTTTTGGCGGCAGCCGGAAGGATGCGGGGCATGGGTACCTCTTGGCGGATCGGATGGGAGGCCGGCGGCCCAAGGGGCTACGGCGTGCTGCCGCTCCCCTACGCCCGCAGGCCCGGTAAGTCACGGGCTAGTTGCACTGTTGCGGCAAGGGGCGTTGCGAAAACCCCACGGGGCGGGGGCGGTCGCAGCGCTGCGTTGCAACCGGGCGGGTGGGGTGCGACGCTGCGATGGCGGCAAGAAGGAGCAGCGCATGGACCGGCATTTGGCGATCATCGGCGGATCGGGGCTGTACCAGATCGATGGGATGGAGGAGGCCGCGTGGCGCTCTGTCGAGAGCCCCTTTGGTACGCCCTCCGACGAAATCCTGACCGGACGGCTGGGGGCGGTGCGGCTGTCGTTCCTGCCGCGCCATGGGCGCGGGCATGTGCATAGCCCGACCGACGTGCCCTACCGCGCCAACATCGACGCGCTCAAAAGGATCGGGGTGACGGATGTCGTCTCGGTCTCGGCCTGCGGCTCGTTTCGCGAGGAGATGGCACCGGGCGATTTCGTCATCGTGGATCCATTCATCGACCGGACCTTTGCGCGGGAGAAGAGCTTCTTCGGCTCGGGCTGCGTCGCCCATGTCTCACTGGCGGAGCCTGTCTGTCCGGAGTTGTCCACCACGGCGCGCGCGGCGGCGGAAGCGGCGGGCGTGCGGGTCCATGACTGCGGCACCTACCTCGCGATGGAAGGACCGCAGTTCTCGACGCTGGCCGAGAGCCGGATGTACCGGGCGTGGGGCTGCGACGTAATCGGGATGACCAACATGCCCGAGGCCAAACTCGCGCGGGAAGCCGAGCTTTGCTATGCCTCGGTCGCGATGATCACCGACTATGACAGCTGGCATCCCGAGCACGGGGCGGTGGAGATCACGCAGATCATCGAGACCTTGAAAGGCAATGCGGAAGCCGCGCGCAGCATGGTCACGGGGATTGCGCGGGCGCTGTCGGAGAAGCCCTCCTGCGAGGCAGGATGCGACCGGGCGCTGGAGCACGCGGTGATGACAGCGCCAGAGAAGCGAGACCCACAGGTCGCGGCAAAGCTGGACGCGGTCGCGGGGCGGGTGTTGCAATAATCGTTGACAGGGGCGGCGCGCTGGGGATGGCTCGGCGTGGCGCACCTTCGGAGGATCACGATGCCCTTGGACACCTGGCTCACCTTTGTGGCGGCGACCGCCGTGCTATTGCTGATCCCCGGCCCCACGATCCTCTTGGTGCTGAGTTACGCGATCAGCCAGGGCCGGCGGGTCGCGGTCTCCACCGCGGCGGGCGTGGCGGTGGGTGATCTGGTGGCGATGACGGCCTCGCTGGCCGGGCTGGGCGCGCTGGTGATGGCATCGGCCACCTTGTTCATGGTGCTGAAATGGGTCGGCGCGGTCTATCTTGTCTACCTCGGGGTGAAGATGATCGCGGGGTCGCGCGCGGCGCGGCTCTCGCTTCCCGAAAAACCGACGCGATCTCGACCCGGCGCACGTTCACCCATGCGGCAGCGGTCACGGCGCTGAACCCCAAGTCCATTGCCTTCTTCATCGCTTTCGTACCGCAGTTCATCCGCACCGACGCTCCGCTGCTGCCGCAATTCGCGATCCTCATAGGCACCTTCGTGAGCATGGCGGCGCTCAACGCGCTGGCCTATGCGCTGCTCGCCGGAGGATTGCGCGACCGGCTGGCACGGCCCGGCGTGATTGCATGGCTCACGCGGGCGGGCGGCGCGACGCTGATCGCCATGGGCGTGCTGACGGCCACGTTGCGGCGCGGCTAGAGGTCATCGAGGCGAACCGCCCGCATCGCGCGGGTAAGCGGGGCGAGCGCAGGCGCGGTCAGGCGATTGACGTGCCAGAACAGCGGCGTTGCGAAGGTCAACGTGGGGTCGAGGTCCACCAAGCTGCCGTCCGCCAAGGCCTCGCGCACCAGAGGCGTGGGGTTGAGACCCCAGCCGATGCCAAGCTGCGCGGCCTCCACGAACGCTTGCGTGTTGGCCATGTAGTGGGTGGGCATCGGCACGGTGACACCCAACTTGCGGGTCACCCAGTCGCGTTGCAGCTTGTCCTTCGTGTCGAACGTCAGGACCGGCGCCTGCGAGATGGCCTCGGCACTGACGCCGTCCGGAAAATAGCGGTCGACAAAGGCGGGGCTGGCGCAGGCGATGTAGTGAAGGCTGCCGAGGGGGTAGCAGTCGCAACCTTGCAGCGCCTGCGGTCGCGACGAGATCGCGGCGGAGACCTGACCGCGCTTGAGCCAGACATCGGAGTGATCCTGATCGTCGAGAACCAGATCGTAGAAAAACCCGTCGAGCGGCGCGAGGACCGGGAGCAGCCACGCCGCGAGGCTGTCGGCGTTGGTGGCGATGCGGACCGGCGCACGGGTGTCACTGTCCCGGCCCAGATCGCGGGCGAGCGTCGTCTCGAGCAGGTGCATCTGATCACGGTGGCGCAACAGCTTCTCGGCCGCAGGCGTGGCGCGGCAGGGCTGGCCGCGTTCAACGAGGATCATGCCAAGGCGGTCTTCAAGCTGCTTGATCCGCTGCGAGATCGCCGAGGGCGTTACGGCGAGTTGCGCGGCTGCAGAGTCGAAACTGCCGAGACGCACCACGGCGTAGAGTGCTTCAAGCTGAGGGTGTTCGAACATTAATTTCTCTAATGCAGCGTTAGCTATTGCGATTTGCCTAATGTGTCGTGCCGCCGTAGATCGGGCAAGGTCAATGCACGGAGCTCCCTCATGAACGCTTTTCTGGTCGGATTTGGTGTCAGCATCTCGCTGATCCTTGCCATTGGTGCGCAGAACGCTTTCGTTCTGCGGCAAGGCCTGCAGCGCCAGCATGTGGCTTTGGTCGTGACGATCTGCGCTTTGACCGACGCCTTGCTGATCGGGGTCGGGGTCTTCAGCATCGGCTGGATGACGTCCGAGGCCGCGTGGTTGGGCGACGCGCTCCTCTATGGCGGGGCGGCCTTCCTGATCTTCTATGGCGCCAAGTCATTCCATTCCGCATGGACCGGATCGGGTGCGTTGAAGGCAGCGGGCGAGGTTGTCCAGAGCTGGCAGACGGCGGCACTGACCTGCATCGCCGTGACCTGGCTCAATCCGCATATGTACCTCGACACGGTGGTGCTGGTCGGCTCGGTCTCGGCGCAATATCCCGATGCGAAGCTGACCTTCTGGCTCGGTGCCGTGCTGGCCTCTTTCACCTTCTTCGTGAGCCTCGGCTTCGGCGCGCGGCTGCTTGCGCCGGTCTTCGCCACGCGCCGGGCGTGGATCGTGCTCGACATCTTCGTGGGCGCGCTCATGTGGGCGATTGCCGCGAAACTGCTGCTCAGTTCTGGCGCTTGAGCCAGTCCATCACCGCGCCGCGCACCGATTGCGCGCCGGAGCCGCGCGCCTCGGTGATGACCGAGCGGGCCTCGCGCAGGTCCACCCGTCGCAGAAGCGACTTCACCGGGCCGATGGAAGCGGGCCGCATCGAGAGGTTGCGAAGGCCCATGGCGGCGAAACAGACCGCCTCCACTGGACGACCGGCATCCTCGCCGCAGAAGCTCAGCGACGTGTCAGCTTCTGAGCAACGGTGCACGATCTGCTCCAGAAAGGTAAGGAACGACACGTTGAGCGTGTCGTAGCGCCGGCGCACCCGTTCATTCTCGCGGTCGGCGGCGAAGAAGAACTGCTTCAGATCGTTGCCGCCGATGGAGATGAAATCCGCCATTTCGAAGAACTGATGCGGGGCGAAGGCCAACGAAGGCGTCTCCAGCATCGCACCGACCTCGAGCTTGCAGGGCAGGACGTGGCCGAGCGAGGCCTCGCGGTCCATCTCGCGCATCAGGTGATCGCGCGCGGCGGTGAATTCGTCGAATTGCGCGATGAAGGGGAACATGACCGAGAGCGGACGGCCGTTGGCGGCGCGGATCAGCGCCTGCAGCTGCATCCGCATGACGCCGGGTTTGTCGAGGCCCACGCGGATCGCGCGCCAGCCGAGTGCGGGGTTCGGCTCGTCCTGGGGCTTCATGTAGGGCAGCACCTTGTCGGAGCCGATGTCGAGGGTCCGGAAGACTACTTTCTTGTCGCCCGCCGCATCCATCACCTTGGCGTAGAGCTGCGCCAGCTCGCCCCGGCGCGGCACCCGGGCGCGGGTGAGGAACTGCAACTCGGTGCGGAAAAGGCCCACACCCTCGGCGCCCGAGGAGGGCAGGGAGGGCAGGTCGGCCATCAGGCCCGCGTTCATCTGCAACGACACGGTGGTGCCGCAGAGCGAGGTGGCGGGCTTGTCGCGGATCGAGGCGTAGCGCTCCTGCGCCTCGGCCTGCATCGCCAGCTTGTCGCGGAAGGCGGAAGCGACGGTATCCTCGGGGCGCAGGTGGACGATGCCTTGGTCGCCGTCGACGAGGATCGGGTCGCCGTTCAACGCCTCGGTGGTGATGCGCCGCGCATGGATCACCAGCGGGATCGCCAGCGCGCGGGCCACGATCGCGGCGTGGGAGCCGACGGAGCCTTCCTCCAGCACCACGCCGCGCAGGCTGCGGCCGTAATCCAGAAGTTCGCCGGGGCCGATGTTGCGGGCCACGAGAACCGGATCGTGGGGCATCTCGGCGCCGGTGTCATTGCCCTGTCCGGTCAATTGCCGCAGCAGGCGGTTGGAGAGATCGTCGAGATCGTGCAACCGCTCGCGCAGGTAGGCGTCTGGAACCGTTTCCAGCCGCGCGCGGGCCGAAGATTGCTCCTTCTCGACGGCAGCCTCGGCGGAGAGGCCGCGCTCGATATCCTCTTCCATCCGCCGCATCCAGCCGCGCGAGCGGGCAAACATGCGATAGGCTTCCAGAACCTCGGCCTGATCCTTGTCTCCCTTGCCGACATCGGTCAGCATCTGGTCGATATCGGTCCGCAGTTTCTCGACCGCCTCGTTCAGGCGCTGCTTCTCGACATCGGGATCGTCGGCCACCGGGTTGGTCACCACCACGCGCGGCTCGTGCAGCCAGACATGGCCCATTGCCGCGCCTTCCTGCGCCGTGCCGCCCTTGAACATGACCTGGTTGGTATGTCGCGCCGAAAGCGCAGCACCTTCACCGACGAAGGCACCAAGCTCGGTCATTTCAGCCAGCACCATGGCCACGACTTCGACGGCGTAGACCTCATCCTCGGAGTATTCGCGCTCGTCCTTGGATTGCACGACGAGAACGCCCAGACGCTCTCCCAACCGCTGGATCGGCACGCCGAGGAAGGAGGAATAGGCCTCTTCCCCGGTTTCGGCCATGTAGCGAAAACCACGCTCGGCCGGGGCGTTGGCGGTATTGATCGGGCGCGCGCGCCTTGCGACGCGGCCCACGAGACCCTCGCCGATGCGCATCCGGGTAACGTGGACGGCCTCGGCGGAGAGACCTTGGGTGGCGCAAAGCTCCAACGTCTCGGAATCGCGCAGGAGGTAGATGGAACAGACCTCCGTGCCCATGGAATCGGCGATCAGATGGGTGATCCGGTCAAGACGCTCCTGCCCCTCGGCGGCCTCGGCCATGACGGCCTGCAAACGCGACAGGAGCTTGCGACTTTCTGTTTCTGAGTCTTGCGTCATTCGTCCCCGCATTGGCAGCGTGCTGCCGCCCACCCACAAGATGTAGCGCGTGCAGGGTTTGTTCGGCAATGCTGCTGTGGGCATTGTTTGCGATAACCGCGCAAGCCCCGTGGGAGAAGAGCGGTTACTTCCGTATTTTAGAAAAGGTGAAGCGGGGCGGGGGCGCTGGCCCGCAAGGGTGTGGAGCACCTGCGAAAATCGGTGTAGGGCCGGGTGAGGCAACACGGGGGGCAACGCGATGGCGGTAGAGATGCGGGCAGCGGACGCGGTAGCGGCGCGATTGTACGAGGCCGGGTGCCGGCATGCTTTCGGAATGCCCGGCGGCGAGGTGCTGACGCTGGTCGACGCGCTGGAGAAGGCGGGGATCGCGGTCCATCTGGTGAAACACGAGAATGCGGGCGGCTTTATTGGCGAAGGCGTGCATCACGTGGACGGCGCGCCGGTGATCCTGCTGGCCACGGTGGGACCGGGTTTGCTGAACGCGGTCAATGTCGTGGCCAATGCGGAGCAGGACCGGGTGCCGATGGTGGTGCTGACCGGCTGCCTCGATCCCGACGAGGCGCTGACCTACACCCATCAGGTGCTCGACCACCGCGCGGTGCTGGAGCCTGTGACCAAGGCCACCTTCACCCTGACCGCCGCCGAGGCCGACACGATTGCCGACAAGGCGGTGGCCATCGCAACCGAGCGCCGCGCCGGGCCGGTGTTGATCGATGTGCCGATCTCGGTCGCGGATGCGCCCTGCGCGCAGAAGGGGCGGCGGCGGGCGGAAGCGGCGAAGGTAGCGCCCTTCGGGAGCGATCTGGCGCGCGCCGTCACGTGGTTGGAAGAGGCCGCGCGGCCGGTGATCATCGCGGGGCTCGACGTGCTGGCCGATGATGCCGCGGCGGCGTTGCGGGCCTTCGCAGAGGCGCGCGGCATTCCGGTGATCACGACATACAAGGCCAAGGGCGTGCTGCCCGAGGATCACCCGCTGGCCATGGGCGGGGCGGGGTTGTCTCCGCTGG
Proteins encoded in this region:
- the ptsP gene encoding phosphoenolpyruvate--protein phosphotransferase, whose translation is MTQDSETESRKLLSRLQAVMAEAAEGQERLDRITHLIADSMGTEVCSIYLLRDSETLELCATQGLSAEAVHVTRMRIGEGLVGRVARRARPINTANAPAERGFRYMAETGEEAYSSFLGVPIQRLGERLGVLVVQSKDEREYSEDEVYAVEVVAMVLAEMTELGAFVGEGAALSARHTNQVMFKGGTAQEGAAMGHVWLHEPRVVVTNPVADDPDVEKQRLNEAVEKLRTDIDQMLTDVGKGDKDQAEVLEAYRMFARSRGWMRRMEEDIERGLSAEAAVEKEQSSARARLETVPDAYLRERLHDLDDLSNRLLRQLTGQGNDTGAEMPHDPVLVARNIGPGELLDYGRSLRGVVLEEGSVGSHAAIVARALAIPLVIHARRITTEALNGDPILVDGDQGIVHLRPEDTVASAFRDKLAMQAEAQERYASIRDKPATSLCGTTVSLQMNAGLMADLPSLPSSGAEGVGLFRTELQFLTRARVPRRGELAQLYAKVMDAAGDKKVVFRTLDIGSDKVLPYMKPQDEPNPALGWRAIRVGLDKPGVMRMQLQALIRAANGRPLSVMFPFIAQFDEFTAARDHLMREMDREASLGHVLPCKLEVGAMLETPSLAFAPHQFFEMADFISIGGNDLKQFFFAADRENERVRRRYDTLNVSFLTFLEQIVHRCSEADTSLSFCGEDAGRPVEAVCFAAMGLRNLSMRPASIGPVKSLLRRVDLREARSVITEARGSGAQSVRGAVMDWLKRQN
- a CDS encoding S-methyl-5'-thioadenosine phosphorylase, which translates into the protein MDRHLAIIGGSGLYQIDGMEEAAWRSVESPFGTPSDEILTGRLGAVRLSFLPRHGRGHVHSPTDVPYRANIDALKRIGVTDVVSVSACGSFREEMAPGDFVIVDPFIDRTFAREKSFFGSGCVAHVSLAEPVCPELSTTARAAAEAAGVRVHDCGTYLAMEGPQFSTLAESRMYRAWGCDVIGMTNMPEAKLAREAELCYASVAMITDYDSWHPEHGAVEITQIIETLKGNAEAARSMVTGIARALSEKPSCEAGCDRALEHAVMTAPEKRDPQVAAKLDAVAGRVLQ
- a CDS encoding LysR family transcriptional regulator ArgP, which produces MFEHPQLEALYAVVRLGSFDSAAAQLAVTPSAISQRIKQLEDRLGMILVERGQPCRATPAAEKLLRHRDQMHLLETTLARDLGRDSDTRAPVRIATNADSLAAWLLPVLAPLDGFFYDLVLDDQDHSDVWLKRGQVSAAISSRPQALQGCDCYPLGSLHYIACASPAFVDRYFPDGVSAEAISQAPVLTFDTKDKLQRDWVTRKLGVTVPMPTHYMANTQAFVEAAQLGIGWGLNPTPLVREALADGSLVDLDPTLTFATPLFWHVNRLTAPALAPLTRAMRAVRLDDL
- a CDS encoding LysE/ArgO family amino acid transporter, which produces MNAFLVGFGVSISLILAIGAQNAFVLRQGLQRQHVALVVTICALTDALLIGVGVFSIGWMTSEAAWLGDALLYGGAAFLIFYGAKSFHSAWTGSGALKAAGEVVQSWQTAALTCIAVTWLNPHMYLDTVVLVGSVSAQYPDAKLTFWLGAVLASFTFFVSLGFGARLLAPVFATRRAWIVLDIFVGALMWAIAAKLLLSSGA